DNA from Pomacea canaliculata isolate SZHN2017 linkage group LG9, ASM307304v1, whole genome shotgun sequence:
tggtctcggcacacagacagcagtccacctatacacgtcgaTGCACTAACATTAACAGCTGTCATGTGCCCCACGTCAGcatgtgacctgtgacctgcaGTAACAGGGGCTGAAGGTCTCAGTGACAGGCAGAAGCTGTTTACCGCCTGTCGCTATAAGCTCTCGAGGGAAATGAGAAAGGATTGGAGTGGTTTAATGGTCAACAATGTCGTAAGGAGATATATATAGATTAATGGGAGAGGAAAGGGAATAATTTATTCTAGACGTGGACGAGTGGTTATGGAGTGATTCTTGGTGGATAGAAATAGACGTGTAATAAAATAGCAAATGATATGCTAGTAGATACACAAAGCAGGTCATAATGCCACACAGGACGAACTCTGACCCCGATAGCCAGGAGTTTCTCGCGGTATTTCTCCAGCAGCTGGTGCAGTGCATCCTGCTCCTCCTTCATCATGTGCATCAGCATCTCGCGATCGAAACTGGAACGcatctgcacacacaacacgcagacacataaacaaacagaaagtagTGGTGACTTCAGAGAGTGCGAGAAGCACTGAGTGGCACATTGAGCTACACTTTATTGTTTAGGCCATTGACCCCTTACATGGGGCagaatgggagagagagaaagtagggAAGAGATGacgacttcttttttttctgtatagcGTTTGATCTCCTGTGAAaaattctattaaaaaaaaacaataacacaatCTTAATACAGATGAAAACACCCAAACCAGTTAgaatgacaaagacaacaatCGAACAAGACAAAAAACTAGTACTACTATACTCTATAGTATTATCATGACTGCTGCTTCTGAACCCTtgaaaaacacagacaaaagttTTACAAGTGGTGATAACACGAGATGACCTTTTATTACTGTATTATTCTACATTATTTTCATGTAATGGTGTGTGCTCAGAGTGTGTTTAGGATGCAGAGAAACTGGCGACATAATATTTCGGTAATCTTCAGCCAAGTGACGCACCTGTCAGGTGAGGTTTTCCTGAGTATTCACTGAGGTCCTAtgaaagtgtcgtctgctgtcagtgTGAGAATACACCTTGAGTTGAGTGTTCGTGTACACACGTACATATCAGTCGGGGAGTACACATGGTACTTGCAAGGCAGCTGAGAATCATGTCGAGCCACAACCTGTCAGGTACCACCTCTGACCTTTACAGGGCACGTggtgcaggcctgacgagaggggggggaaCGGGGGGAGACCACGGCTGTAAAGGgagcccggccttggtcagtgaatattttttccttttttttacctttaccttttcttttaaagaaaggttgacgtaGCATTCCTCATTTTGGGGATTGTTTCCATGGAGCGGGGTACTACATGTTTGATTCCTTTACCatcagttttcttcatttactaaccactcaggtgtaaacaactctTTGTTCtggtagtgatgtagatcctagtgttTGTCCTCATGTTTGCAGTGTATATTAACTTACTGACTGAAATGTAGATAATGACAATacaattgtaagcatattattatatactgggaaaataatttatgattacaaggagcccggagaggtcgtctgcccgGGGTCCGTGCTGGTTCTCGGCGGTGCCGACAACCACCATGAGCCAGCTAACCACGGTTCAAGTCTCAAGACCATTGACATGTTGAGTTGTCGCCCTTTCGCCGCTCAGGCATCCTCATGATGAGGATTATCCCCTCCTGTCTCTACCCGTATTTGGTGTTTAAACGATAGTTTTGACAGGTGTTTAACAATAATTGTGACAGTCAATTCAACCCACTTCAATTTTCTCCTCGCTCCCCATGAAAACCACAATCCCAAACAGAAGAGTTTACAAAGTCATTATCCCAAACCTAAAGGCGTTGCTGTGTATTTTCTGCTCCATGTTTACAAACAGGTTCTTATCTAGGTGTTTACATTGGTAGAGCAGGTACCAGAACATTCTAGCAAGCAatactgactgacagacagaaagacaacaggTAGAGATCAATTGTAATTGTAAtacacagacaggcagacaaatatataatataccAAGCAATACTGACTGCGATACACAGATACCAAAAAATACTGACTGCGATACATAGTCATCAGGCAATACTGAATGCGATACACAGATACCAAGCAATACTGACTGTGGCGCGTTGGTTCCTCGCTCTCTGGACAGTTAAGCAGGACGACGTAGTCATCCGGGTGCCACACGTGGTCCAGATACCCTGCCACACACCCAGAGCAGTTCCAGCAATCACTAGCTGTAAAATTTCGTGCGCTTATCCCATACAGACTAATATTACGGCTTGCATCTTGCAATGGTTGGCAGTCGTGCCTGATACCATACTAGTAATGACAgactacagatttttttttttaaaaatgtagtgTAAAGAGATAATTAAATGAGCATAGGTAAGGATCCAGTTAAAGCCTCAGACGTATTTTATGGTCCTGACGACCTATTACGAGGAGCAACGGAGAAGGAACAGGTCGAGGAGAGAGCTTTGAACGAGAGATTCAATTGCTTCGCGACATCAAAGACAGGCACATGACATTTTTAAGGTGGGCAGTCtatttatatctataaaatTATATGTCTACAATATTTAAGCTGATCTACAAACATATTTAGAAGATGTTTGATTCTAGCCACAAACTACTCCTTCTTACATCAAGAGGTCATGAGATGGGACAACGATCGTGTCCCGAGGGTACAAGTTTAAGTTCTAAAATTCGCTTGTCGCGAACTGCGTCACTCTAGTGAATCACTGGTAGTCAGGGTGACAAACACACCCCAGCACTTCCTGTCAGCCAGTCATTGTTAGTCACAGTGACAAACACATCCCAGCACTTCCTGTCAAGCAGTCATTGTTATTCCAAGGGGCAGACTTACACTCCAGAGAGTAGTTGGAGTGGTCGCTATCGTCGACCCCCACCAGCACCCGTCTGCCTGGGGCGTCGCTGCCCTTCCCCGTCAACGTCTGGTGCAGGGtgcggtggtgatggtggtggtgatgatgctCATCTGGGTTGGCACCCGCAGTTTCTGTGTTACACTTTTCAGCCATACCCACCTATAGCTGGTCGAGAAAAAACTCCGTACGTTGATTTCTGGTGACATTAATTGTGgttaaaaaaagtctgtcaTTTCGTTCTTGCCTTTGTTTGCGTGACCTGTTGCTTTTTTTAGGGGTCATAaggtatttctgtttttaaataaagcacTAAAACCAACTGAAACCACGTTTTTATTTACTAATAGAAAATAATCCATGAAAAtagtcaagaaaaataaaaataatgagaaaattaaGACCTTCTGTGGGTTTATGAATTTCTAGGAGTACAAGTTGACAAATTGAGAGGCAAAGTTACCAGGAACGTACGATGGCGGTTTCTACAAGAGACTGCTTACCGTGATACCTTCAGGGGACCCAAGGAGCAGAAAGTGTTGGCTGGCGTTAACGACGAGCTGGGGATGAACAAGCTCAGCCACGTGCGGTGGGTTTGAAAGTATTTATTGAAATGAACGATATGAGTGATTGAAATCAAAGTAATTATAGAAATGAATGATAGAAATAACAGTAATTGTAGTAATGATAGCAATGATAATCATTGTAATGaaagtaatgataaaaattataGTAATTTTTTGTAATGATTGAAGTAATGATGATAGAAATGATTTAAATGAAAGTAATCACTGTAAAGAAAGGTTTAGATGTAATACATGCCTGAACTCAAGCTCTTCTTGCCAATAAGACGTAGACATACCTACCCGGGTGCTGTCTTGCTGTTTGCGCAGAGAGCGGACCAGAAGACTGCACTGCACCAAGAGGTTaagccagtcacgtgaccacgtctATGGTCAGTCTGTGAGGCGGCAGGAGTTGCCTCTGTCTTCTATACCAGCCCTCCCCTGCCCCCCACCACCTCTTCCCTTCGTTAGCCCGTGACCAGTGCAACACCTGACTCTGGTCCACCTGGCGGCTGCCAgtgactgatgacgtcacattaGCAGCATCGCGCGTGTTAGATGACACGGCATGACGTCTGCCTCTGACACCGAGAGGTTCTCACGCAAGCCTCGAAAAATTAACACCGTGGGACAGGAAGTCGTGCGCATCACAGTGTTTGTTCGATAGGCAGCTTGTAGCTATCCACTAGGCAGCATGTAGCTATCCACTAGGCAGCCTGTAGCTATCCACTGGGCAGCGTGCATTTTCATAAGGCACATGGCACATCACAACGAACGCTGGCCCGAGACAAGAACACCAGTCCGTGATTCGGACGCCCTCGTTTTAGTAgtgaatctgaaatgtgaataaaccagaagatGTGTACACATCTTCCTCCTTTTAGtaattaaatggaaaaaatcgtctgccagcagtccagtaacacaagttcgtgATTTCAATAGACTCACGTACAGGAGCACACCTTAGTTCTGAAACTCACCAAGATGCCGCCCCATCCTGGTCAGCTCCTGTCTTTatgtatcacgtgacagcagtgAGCTGACTTGCATGACCCCTCGTATCTCCTGTTCCAGATGTCGTCGTGTATCTCTTACGCCTCAGAAATTATATCGCCTTTAATGAGTAATGCGTAAAATAGAAATATAGGAACCTCCGTGTAACCGACACTAATGATGCTCCTGGTCATGTGACAGCTGCTCTGTATatggagggaggaagggaagtCTCGTGAGATCTCGGACCTACGGGATCGAGAAGTGGAGTCAGCAAATGACCAATGTGAACTGGACTACTCACCAGCGGAGCGGCAGTGTTACTGTATTCGGTACATTCTCAGCTCCGGTGACTCttcaaatatcatttttttcctgatcAGCTAATTTCGTGTGCATTATGCAGTCAAGCCAACAGCGAGCCCACCCCACCTCTCACTTACACAGTTTTATCTAAAAACTTATGCCACCGCAAATGTGTGGTGTCCATATATTTTAGTCTTTATCTCTATTTTTACCTGGAAACGAACTTTGATTTTGTCCCTTGCTGCAGCACCATGATGCTGTTCTGTGAGGAGCGAGCTTCACGAGGATCCTCTTTGGTGGAACTGACTGACAAACAAGAATCGCACGAGTACAGATAGCACGTAAAGAGGAACATAACTGTAAACCACGAATCTGTATCCCTTGAATGgctcgcagacgattttttttcaatagacTCACAGAACGAGGCTGATTTACAGAACAGCTTCAGGTTTTGTTATGTTTCAGCTTaattactagaacgaggctggtgtgtacaaagcttccggtttagtcgcattcatgctttaggctcgccgagactagcagcggagaacttcgcaagaggctgagcgtCGGTAAACGCTATAACCAcgtgtataatatatatgtacacacacacaactcacctGTCACAGGTGAAGGTAcatcaaatacaacaaaatagaGAGGAGGCTGTATTTAGTCTCACAAGCTTTATTCTGCACAAGACCCAACGTTCTAAGCCTCCTAGTAATTCCAATGTCGGTCACAATCTCACAACTGAAATTACTTAGCAGTCGTATACTCGACACCATTTTGTTGTGACACCAAAAGAATGCTCTCTAAATCCTTCTctggaaatattaaaatatgaaaatattatacGCACAATCATACCATAAGATGACATTATTTTACCAAAACATTACAAATGTGTACGTCACCACATGTGGGACGTGACATACAATGGACTTCATTCTGTTAcataacacacacgcacattggTGCGATCCATGCTGACACATTTATATAAACAGTTCTGAGTACAAAGATTAGGATTTTAACCATTTGGATCACTTCCTTTGAACTCGCCTCAATTTTTGGTCGCAGAACAGGGGAATTTTGTAAGGATCTTTAATCTTCAATGATTAGAATTGTAAAAAGTTTTTCCTGATATGTCTGTACAAAGTTTTGCTaactttaaatttctttgcGTTTGTAAAGTGATGCTTTGCCAAATCTGGTATTTCTGATTTACCAGACATTTACCAGCGACATCCTCTATTGATATTTCCAAAATGGTCATGAATTGGTCCAACCGATAACCAACGTTAATATCAGGGATTAGTTAATATTTAGTGACAACAGTTGTGGAAAGAATGAGAATGTTCCAGATTCGTTACATACCAACCAACtttacaataaacaacagtttgAAATGTTGATGCTGAAGCGTCCTGTGACCACAATTTGTTCCATGGGCAGATAACTTTCTCCTGACAAAAGTGAGGTGAGATGCGGGTGGCGGCGGGTGCACTAGACGTTGTGCTTGGCGCTGCACACGACGACGGGTACGTCCGAGTGGTGCAGCACGTAATTGGACACGCTGCCCAGCACGGTTCGCCGCAAAGTCCCGAAGCCGCGACTGCCCATGACGATGACATCCGCCTCCACGTCCCGCGCAGCCTCCAGGATGCCCTCCTCCGGCTTCTTGCCCAGCAACACCTTCACCTCACCAGTCATCTGCCAGCGTACAAAAGGCGCAAAAAACATTAGTGTGCTTTTTGTAACATAAATATTATGGTGAACGACAAACAATTGTGCAAACCTGTTTTCAAACCAAGTTTCAGAAACGCAAGGAAAACAGTTTCAAATTTTCGTTTCGAAACAATTGTCCCGTTTGCGATGCCACACGaacgaagaaaacaaagagtagGTAAACTGACCTAGCGATTGTGTAGAACAGACTGCACTGCATggtatatttgtatttacaccCACTCACCTCTATTTAGAAAGTACAGTGTAGGCCATTAAGCCGCGCAAAATGCTAGGCTCCCAATGTTTTGACAATGGATCGTACggacctggacatggcctcCCAAACAATCGAGACAGCTGTCATGTCCAATGTCCGTGATTGACAATATGCATGGCAACAAACAACCCGCGATGGAGGGCGCGGCACACCTGTCGTCACACACCCAACAGGTAACCAGATCACACGCAGAAGGTAGACCGTCAATCAAGATGCTGATGTCTTCATGTCGTGAGTCATAATATTATAGTGTCATGTGTCAGTCACACTTGCCAATTATTGCCATATAGTAAGCATCGATTTCAACTGAGcttcataaactgttttgtcttATATTTCACTTACAAATTTAATGTCCGTCGCATGAAGTGACGCGAGTAAAATGAGATCTTTCCTAAATGTTTTCAGTTAACTGATCAGCAGTATTGTCACTCACAACATAGACATAGATGTAGACAATGCTTCAGTCTGAACTCACAGAAAGCTGTCCAAGACAGAGCAAGGTAGACTTTACCTAGCGAGGTAAGTTAAGATCGAGCAAAAGTAGCACACCTTAGTAATTAAAGCTCggtgataataaaatatagaagCATGCATGTATAGGGAAGGTGAGGTCAGCGTGACCTAACAAACCATCTGTCATCAAGAGAAAGTTGAGAGAGAATGATGTGCAGGTATAGTTGGAGCACAATGTCGGTTAGGACACCAAGGACATACCTCATCACAAGTCTTCCCCTCCCACCCATAAACATTAACAGAATGTGTGCGACAACTACAACAGCGCAAATTCGCTTTTGTGGGGTGGGAGGAGTGAAAATGATTGGGTTGTGCAAGCTAGTATTTCCCACAGTCTGGGTGAATAAGTGTCAACCCGTCCTCCTGTATCTCGAGAGTACAAACTGGCAATCCTTGCTGGGTACAGAACGAATATCAGACAGTCGACAATATTACAGGAATGCGCTTTTGTTGTCAAGTTTACAATTAATAGGAGAGCTTTCATCACAGATTATTCACCCACATTTGGGGAGGTAGTCTTTAGTAAAATTGTGCGCCATTTGACAATGTAAATGCGAACAAACGAGTGAATTGTGTTAAAGCCCTCCCATGTGACAACAAGCAAACGAATTTACACACCCACTAAGGTCCTCTTGTGAATTGGCTAGCTATGTAGCTATGTAGCTAGCAACCGTGTCTAATAAGTAATATGTCTGACTAAACATGTCTAGCTGTTCTTCCAGTGCCCAGGTGCACAGAGCGCCGCCAAGTGCTAGAAAGGGGAACGAGAAAGAGCTTAGCCTCTTGTACTTTACCATAATTTCCCCTACTTTACATTAATTAATTGTTCATTTAGCAGCTTGGTGATGCGCTGTGCACCTAGCACTAGGTCCAGTCGCAGCACGACCTTCACCTTGTATGAGTGCAGCATCTGGGTCAGGTCAAAGACCATCTCGTCAGCGCGCTTGCTGGCCAGCTGCACCTCCTTCTCCAGCTGCGTCAGGTCGCTGTAGGGGGGCACTGTGGACCGGCCAACGCCATGCGATTATTGTTACAGTGGTGGTTACAGGTGCTCAATACATGTTTGTACACTTCTGTGTCGGGCTAGCTATGGTCAGCAAGGTTTGTATGGAACAGAACACTTCGGCTGACAATTCTGCACAGTCTGAGTTTAGCCACCGCTGTTTAATATAGTAATAGTTGCTATATATGACAGTACACATCCACTATAACAGCTTGTGTATAACAGTAGTCATATATGTAACAGTTCTGATGGTAACCACTGCTTACATGTCACGACTTACCTCATCGTCTGGACTGTATAATCATTGTGTGTCTGTCACattccatttttattattattatttgtcctTCACATCTTGTCATTATTTGTTATCAGTCCACAATCTATTATTGGGTTCACAATTCGTTATTATATGCCACTGGAAATCCGGGACATGCTgactgatgacgatgacagtaCAACTAAGGAAAGACAAGAGAACAGCTACGATACTCACACACGTGCACGTTGAGATGCAGCTCCGGGCAATGGACGAAAACGATGTAATTGCCCTGCCGATGAAGATGTTGTCTGTACCCTGCACGATTTAATATTTAGACATCTATCTTAGTTCCTCAATCACCAAACGTTTACAGCTTCTATAAAGTCACGAGACTTAATTAATAACGCTGATAATAACAGGTACATTGAACACTAGTCACCACACTTACACTCGAATGCCCTACTGGCCGTGTCGCTGCCGTCCATCGCCATCACCACCACGTTCTTGTTGGTGTTGCTGTCCTGGGCCGCCATTGCATGCACCCGTCTTGTCTCCCAGCGCAGTCTCAGCCGACTGACCGACTATAGAGCTCCAGTCTACGGGATACCTATCGCCGCGTGCCACTTGATGCCCTTGCTTGCTGACGAGGACGAAAGACATCCGAGCAGAATACCTTGTCAAAACTGTTCCACGGGGCATCTCCACCTAAGATGGATTACAGGTGGATCCCTCCCCCCAAacacatccaccccaccccaaaccC
Protein-coding regions in this window:
- the LOC112572781 gene encoding uncharacterized protein LOC112572781 → MAAQDSNTNKNVVVMAMDGSDTASRAFEWYRQHLHRQGNYIVFVHCPELHLNVHVLPPYSDLTQLEKEVQLASKRADEMVFDLTQMLHSYKMTGEVKVLLGKKPEEGILEAARDVEADVIVMGSRGFGTLRRTVLGSVSNYVLHHSDVPVVVCSAKHNV